Proteins encoded within one genomic window of Siniperca chuatsi isolate FFG_IHB_CAS linkage group LG4, ASM2008510v1, whole genome shotgun sequence:
- the gatd1 gene encoding glutamine amidotransferase-like class 1 domain-containing protein 1 isoform X1, translated as MSAKPTCLIVASASPQGVSAKSFYQSFSLCTAAFNLQTATPGGKPIDFVGVDESTARWVQDFKVKPYATPAKLESIDGARYQALLIPDCHGALNDLAHSGSLHRILTHFISHQKPVCAVGQGVSALCCATEGQSWIFSGYSLTGPSVFELVRRPDFANLPLVVEDFVKDSGGSYTASQEDSVHVVIDRHVITGQNMQSTSLAVNNLILLCSAK; from the exons atgtctgCGAAACCAACTTGTTTGATAGTGGCGAGTGCTTCTCCTCAAG GGGTGTCAGCAAAGTCTTTCTATCAGTCCTTCAGTCTTTGTACCGCAGCGTTTAATCTCCAAACAGCCACTCCTGGG gGGAAGCCAATAGACTTTGTTGGAGTCGATGAAAGCACTGCTAGATGGGTGCAAGACTTCAAGGTGAAACCCTACGCAACACCAGCCAAACTTGAGTCTATAGACG GGGCCCGCTACCAGGCGCTGCTCATCCCGGACTGCCATGGAGCGCTGAATGACCTGGCACACAGCGGCTCTCTGCACCGCATTCTCACACACTTCATCTCTCACCAAA AGCCGGTTTGTGCAGTTGGACAAGGAGTGTCGGCGCTGTGTTGTGCCACTGAGGGACAGAGCTGGATCTTCAGTGGCTACAGCTTAACAGGG CCATCAGTGTTTGAACTGGTGCGGAGGCCTGACTTTGCCAACCTGCCCTTGGTTGTGGAAGACTTTGTGAAAGACAGTGGTGGGTCATACACAG CAAGTCAAGAAGACTCTGTGCACGTAGTCATAGACAGACACGTAATAACTGGTCAGAATATGCAGTCGACCTCACTTGCTGTAAATAATCTAATCCTGCTCTGTAGTGCcaagtaa
- the gatd1 gene encoding glutamine amidotransferase-like class 1 domain-containing protein 1 isoform X2 has protein sequence MSAKPTCLIVASASPQGVSAKSFYQSFSLCTAAFNLQTATPGGKPIDFVGVDESTARWVQDFKVKPYATPAKLESIDGARYQALLIPDCHGALNDLAHSGSLHRILTHFISHQKPVCAVGQGVSALCCATEGQSWIFSGYSLTGPSVFELVRRPDFANLPLVVEDFVKDSGGSYTGLALFPGLQNQGHTN, from the exons atgtctgCGAAACCAACTTGTTTGATAGTGGCGAGTGCTTCTCCTCAAG GGGTGTCAGCAAAGTCTTTCTATCAGTCCTTCAGTCTTTGTACCGCAGCGTTTAATCTCCAAACAGCCACTCCTGGG gGGAAGCCAATAGACTTTGTTGGAGTCGATGAAAGCACTGCTAGATGGGTGCAAGACTTCAAGGTGAAACCCTACGCAACACCAGCCAAACTTGAGTCTATAGACG GGGCCCGCTACCAGGCGCTGCTCATCCCGGACTGCCATGGAGCGCTGAATGACCTGGCACACAGCGGCTCTCTGCACCGCATTCTCACACACTTCATCTCTCACCAAA AGCCGGTTTGTGCAGTTGGACAAGGAGTGTCGGCGCTGTGTTGTGCCACTGAGGGACAGAGCTGGATCTTCAGTGGCTACAGCTTAACAGGG CCATCAGTGTTTGAACTGGTGCGGAGGCCTGACTTTGCCAACCTGCCCTTGGTTGTGGAAGACTTTGTGAAAGACAGTGGTGGGTCATACACAG